DNA sequence from the Streptomyces cinnabarinus genome:
CGTCGAGCCGGTCCGCGAACCTGCGCATCTCCCGCTGGCCGACGGTCCCGATGAGCGCCGGCAGATACCCGCGCACCCCCTGCATCCCGCGCAGCCACCACTGCCCGTACACATGGCTGGAGCGCCGCTCGATCCCGGCCACGATCCGGTCGACGGCCGGACCCAGCGGGTACGTCTTGTTCGACGGCCACGGCAGCCGCTGCCTCAGCTCCCGCATGACGTCGTCCTGATCGGCCCCGCGCACCATGTCCGTGTCGGTCCAGGACAGATACCCGACGCCCACGCGTACGCCCTTGTAGCCGACCTCGGCGCGCAGGCTGTGCGCGTACGCCTCCACGCCCGACTTGGACGCGCAGTACGCGGTCATCATCGGCGCCGGGGTGATCGCGGCGAGGGAGGCGATCTGGAGCAGATAGCCGCGGCTCTCCATCAGCACCGGCAGGAACGCCCGCGCGGTGACGGCCGAGCCGATGAGGTTGACCTCGATGACCCGCCGCCACGCCTCGGGGTCGGAGTCGACGAACGGACCGCCGCTGGCCACACCGGCGTTGGCGACGACGATGTCGACCTTCCCGAACCGCTCCTTGACCTCCCGCGCCACCCGCGCCATCGCCTCGTGGTCGGTGACATCGGCGTACCAGTGGTCACTCTCGCTGTGCAGCCGCTCGGAGACCTGCTTGAGCGCGTCCGCTTCGAGGCCGACCAGCGCCACCTTCGCGCCCCGCGCGGAGAGCTTGCGGGCAAGCAGCTCACCCACGCCCCGCGCCGCTCCGGTGACGACGGCGACCTGTCCTTCGAGGCTCACCCTGCTCATGCGCCCTCCTTGATCTGTGCGTAGGCGACGACGAGTTCACGAATCCTTGCGCTCACCAGCTCCGGCGCCTCCACCGGCGTCATGTGCCCGAGTCCGGGCAGCTCGGTGAGCCCGACGCAGGTCGGCAGCGCGGCGGCCAGCGACCGCGCGTGCACGGGCGGTGTGAGCCGGTCGGCGGTCCCCACGACCACCGCGGTCGGCACCCTCAACTCCCGTACGCCGTGGTCGAGGTCGAGCCGGTCCAGCACCTGCGACCAGGCGTGCCGCACCCGCCGTGGACAGGCGTGCACGATCCGCGCGCACGCCTCGACC
Encoded proteins:
- a CDS encoding SDR family oxidoreductase, encoding MSRVSLEGQVAVVTGAARGVGELLARKLSARGAKVALVGLEADALKQVSERLHSESDHWYADVTDHEAMARVAREVKERFGKVDIVVANAGVASGGPFVDSDPEAWRRVIEVNLIGSAVTARAFLPVLMESRGYLLQIASLAAITPAPMMTAYCASKSGVEAYAHSLRAEVGYKGVRVGVGYLSWTDTDMVRGADQDDVMRELRQRLPWPSNKTYPLGPAVDRIVAGIERRSSHVYGQWWLRGMQGVRGYLPALIGTVGQREMRRFADRLDGMRIGLVGAGGEADEQERVTHRK